One window of the Bradyrhizobium sp. NP1 genome contains the following:
- a CDS encoding acetate--CoA ligase family protein: MEAQVSEACAVAASASPAKWSPPSDASRTIKGVHAMLHPRNIVLVGATDKPGNYAERIWNNLIKYKYAGGLYPINARRDTVWGVPCYKDFASLPEQPDHVLVLVPARFAAQVIRDAAAAGARSATIVTSGFSELQDEESLRLAAELQAAIHETGLAVTGPNCLGNLSAGENLFTNIDDRIVTMEAGAVAIAGQSGAIVMAIRQALEDRGVGVGYMVTTGNEAGLETTDLMTYFAADPSIRVIVLYLEGVRDTKAFRDACKAARAAGKPIIALKLGASEGGRAAAMAHTGALAGSIETFDAISTREGVIRVRGLDELIETTECFVHATLPKGNRLAAVTLSGGKRGLLIDAFYSAGLNFAPLSRHASEQLAKMLGPGSIVGNPLDAGFAAVVDPSVYMKSIQIMIDDPDTDIVIIDAELPKAPHELRERNLRIVNEMAGKAAKPVIYISAMSIGFTEFTKSLRKSLPHIAVLQGMDRAVGAIKSLIDYAALPKEVPDIVSSSKPSARAVLERALRSANGAALDEIASKKLLKAYGIPISKEAIAQTAAEAVRIAKQIGFPVVAKVVSAEILHKSDIGGVMLNLTTPADVKKAFETITARVKKLKGKPKLDGILIAQQVKADLELVVGASFDAEMGPVVLFGTGGVDIELMKDVALAGAPLDAAEARKLIGRTKAGVKIGGYRGKPPLHEASAVKALVGLSNLIADAGNRIASIDVNPFLINAKTGVAVDALIVLNNTAARHAAGH, from the coding sequence ATGGAAGCCCAAGTCAGCGAAGCCTGTGCCGTCGCTGCGTCTGCTTCACCGGCCAAATGGTCGCCGCCATCGGACGCGAGCCGCACCATCAAGGGCGTTCACGCGATGCTGCATCCGCGCAACATCGTGCTGGTCGGCGCCACCGACAAGCCGGGCAACTATGCCGAGCGGATCTGGAACAACCTGATCAAGTACAAATATGCCGGCGGGCTCTATCCGATCAACGCCAGGCGCGACACGGTGTGGGGCGTGCCCTGCTACAAGGATTTTGCCAGCCTGCCGGAACAGCCCGACCACGTGCTGGTGCTGGTGCCGGCGCGCTTTGCGGCGCAGGTGATCCGCGACGCGGCCGCGGCGGGCGCGCGCTCGGCGACCATCGTGACGTCGGGTTTCTCCGAATTGCAGGATGAGGAAAGCCTGAGGCTCGCGGCCGAGCTGCAAGCCGCGATACACGAAACCGGACTCGCGGTCACCGGTCCGAACTGCCTCGGCAACTTAAGCGCCGGCGAAAATCTCTTCACCAATATCGACGATCGCATCGTCACCATGGAAGCGGGCGCGGTCGCCATCGCCGGCCAGTCCGGCGCGATCGTGATGGCGATCCGCCAGGCGCTGGAGGATCGTGGCGTCGGCGTCGGCTACATGGTGACGACAGGCAACGAGGCCGGGCTCGAGACCACCGACCTGATGACCTATTTCGCCGCCGATCCGAGCATCCGCGTGATCGTGCTCTATCTCGAAGGCGTGCGCGACACCAAGGCGTTCCGCGACGCCTGCAAGGCCGCTCGCGCCGCCGGCAAGCCGATCATCGCGCTCAAGCTCGGCGCCTCCGAAGGCGGCCGCGCCGCCGCCATGGCGCATACCGGCGCGCTTGCGGGATCGATCGAAACCTTCGATGCGATCTCGACGCGCGAGGGCGTGATCCGGGTGCGCGGCCTCGACGAGCTGATCGAGACCACCGAATGCTTCGTGCATGCCACGCTGCCCAAGGGCAACCGGCTCGCTGCCGTCACACTGTCCGGCGGCAAGCGCGGGCTTCTGATCGACGCCTTCTATTCCGCCGGGCTGAACTTCGCGCCGCTGAGCCGCCATGCGAGCGAGCAGCTCGCCAAAATGCTCGGGCCCGGCTCGATCGTCGGCAATCCGCTTGATGCGGGCTTCGCCGCCGTCGTCGATCCCTCCGTCTACATGAAGTCGATCCAGATCATGATCGACGATCCCGATACCGATATCGTCATCATCGACGCTGAATTGCCGAAGGCGCCGCACGAGCTGCGCGAGCGCAACCTGCGCATCGTCAACGAGATGGCCGGCAAGGCGGCCAAGCCCGTGATCTACATCAGCGCGATGTCGATCGGCTTTACCGAATTCACCAAGAGCCTGCGCAAGTCGCTGCCTCACATCGCCGTGCTGCAGGGCATGGACCGTGCGGTGGGCGCCATCAAGTCGCTGATCGACTATGCGGCGCTGCCCAAGGAAGTGCCCGACATCGTCTCGAGCTCGAAACCTTCCGCGCGCGCCGTGCTGGAAAGGGCGCTGAGGTCGGCGAACGGCGCCGCACTGGACGAGATCGCCTCCAAGAAGCTCTTGAAAGCCTACGGCATCCCGATCTCGAAGGAGGCGATCGCGCAGACGGCGGCGGAAGCTGTCAGGATCGCGAAGCAAATCGGCTTTCCCGTCGTCGCCAAGGTGGTCAGCGCCGAGATCCTGCACAAATCCGACATCGGCGGTGTGATGCTGAACCTCACCACCCCCGCTGACGTGAAGAAGGCGTTCGAGACGATCACCGCGCGGGTAAAGAAGCTGAAGGGCAAGCCGAAGCTCGACGGCATCCTGATCGCGCAGCAGGTCAAGGCCGATCTCGAGCTCGTGGTCGGCGCCTCCTTCGACGCCGAGATGGGGCCGGTGGTGCTGTTCGGCACCGGCGGCGTCGATATCGAGCTGATGAAGGATGTTGCGCTGGCCGGCGCGCCGCTCGATGCGGCAGAAGCCAGGAAGCTGATCGGCCGCACCAAGGCCGGCGTGAAGATCGGAGGCTATCGCGGCAAGCCGCCGCTGCATGAGGCGTCCGCGGTCAAGGCGCTGGTCGGCCTTTCCAACCTGATCGCGGATGCCGGCAACCGCATCGCTTCCATCGACGTCAACCCGTTCCTGATCAATGCCAAAACCGGTGTCGCCGTCGACGCGCTGATCGTGCTCAACAATACGGCCGCCCGCCATGCAGCCGGGCACTAG
- a CDS encoding DUF1614 domain-containing protein — protein MDSQVHYLPLTPGLFSLLVFVFIGLIILIQLRILRYAYMKLGVGPGAALLLLFGSLIGSYFNIPITVLPDKQVMSGEVVDFFGMRYVVPLVTAWPGTVLAVNVGGAVIPTLMSTYLVLRYELWLKAAIAIVVVAAIIHAMATPVRGVGIAVPVLAPVVVTAILAFILSREYAAPLAYIGGSMGTLVGADLLNLDKIGGLGAPVASIGGAGTFDGIFLTGILAVLLAGIASPARPGLRA, from the coding sequence ATGGATTCGCAGGTTCACTACCTCCCGCTGACGCCGGGACTGTTCTCCCTCCTCGTCTTCGTCTTCATCGGGCTGATCATCCTGATCCAGCTCCGCATTTTGCGCTACGCCTACATGAAGCTGGGCGTCGGGCCTGGCGCGGCACTGCTGCTGCTGTTCGGCTCGCTGATCGGCAGCTACTTCAACATTCCAATCACCGTCCTGCCGGACAAGCAGGTGATGTCCGGCGAGGTCGTTGATTTCTTCGGCATGCGCTACGTGGTGCCGCTGGTGACGGCATGGCCCGGCACCGTGCTTGCCGTCAATGTCGGCGGCGCCGTGATCCCGACACTGATGTCGACTTATCTGGTGCTGCGCTACGAGCTTTGGCTGAAGGCCGCGATCGCGATCGTGGTGGTCGCCGCGATCATCCATGCCATGGCGACGCCGGTGCGGGGCGTCGGCATCGCGGTCCCCGTGCTCGCGCCGGTCGTGGTGACCGCCATTCTCGCCTTCATCCTGTCGCGCGAATATGCCGCGCCGCTCGCCTATATCGGCGGCTCGATGGGAACACTTGTCGGCGCCGATCTCCTCAATCTCGACAAGATCGGCGGCCTCGGTGCGCCCGTCGCCTCGATCGGCGGCGCCGGCACGTTCGACGGCATTTTCCTGACCGGCATCCTCGCGGTGCTGCTCGCCGGCATCGCTTCGCCGGCGCGTCCGGGTTTGCGGGCATAG
- a CDS encoding phosphodiester glycosidase family protein, with amino-acid sequence MTAAGGLWVYAGPRGFGVLVKHGGTYWISVKNDDARISPSMRLALQGAPPVRPGRFEWRQIAPGFETAELPVLAESGEVDRILLARIDPASFRFEVRNAPAKNKTLDQWMTSLGAALVINGSYYSRQGTPDTPLVSNGTRLGPEKYDAKAGAFVASANSVGIRDLADEDWRSALSGADNAMVSYPLLVSKNPERHPVPKSRWLANRSFVGQDKSGWIVLGTTTDAFFSLSRLAEFLRDAPLDLTSALNLDGGPVACQGISLNGFERRASGQWELQADDNGAKLLTWPYGTMARMPIVLAVFPR; translated from the coding sequence ATGACCGCGGCCGGCGGCCTGTGGGTCTACGCCGGTCCACGTGGATTTGGCGTCCTGGTCAAGCATGGCGGGACATATTGGATCAGCGTCAAGAACGATGACGCACGCATCTCGCCGTCGATGCGGCTGGCGCTGCAAGGCGCTCCGCCCGTCAGACCCGGACGCTTCGAATGGCGGCAGATCGCTCCCGGCTTCGAGACGGCCGAGCTTCCGGTTCTCGCTGAGAGCGGTGAGGTCGACCGCATCCTGCTGGCGCGTATCGACCCGGCCAGCTTCCGATTCGAGGTGCGTAATGCCCCGGCAAAGAACAAGACCCTCGATCAGTGGATGACATCGCTTGGCGCCGCCCTCGTCATCAACGGAAGCTACTACTCGCGCCAGGGCACGCCCGATACGCCGCTGGTGAGCAACGGGACGCGGCTCGGACCCGAGAAATATGACGCCAAGGCGGGGGCTTTCGTCGCATCGGCGAACTCGGTCGGCATCCGCGATCTGGCGGACGAAGACTGGCGCTCCGCGCTTTCCGGCGCCGACAACGCGATGGTGTCGTATCCGCTTCTCGTCTCCAAAAATCCGGAGCGGCATCCCGTTCCGAAGAGCCGCTGGCTCGCCAACCGCAGCTTTGTCGGCCAGGACAAGTCGGGATGGATCGTGCTGGGGACCACGACCGACGCGTTCTTTTCGCTGAGCCGCCTCGCCGAGTTCTTGCGCGACGCGCCGCTCGACCTGACCTCGGCGCTCAACCTCGACGGCGGGCCGGTGGCTTGTCAGGGAATCTCGCTCAATGGCTTTGAGCGACGAGCATCCGGCCAATGGGAACTGCAGGCCGACGACAACGGGGCCAAGTTGCTCACCTGGCCGTACGGCACCATGGCGAGGATGCCGATCGTTCTCGCTGTCTTTCCCAGATAA
- a CDS encoding class GN sortase has translation MPRLALPLLLSLIGLILFGQGAYIHAKALLAQVLLEHAFEETIATGHPTKPWSWADTWPVARIEVKRIGASAIVLAGSSGQALAFGPGHVEGTADAGERGIAVYSAHRDTHFRFLKDVAIGDEIDVTRSDGRTFRYRADAASVVRFDKSGIDPAGGGHELILSTCWPFDALTSGPERYLLHATLIGATAART, from the coding sequence ATGCCCCGTTTGGCTCTCCCTCTTCTCCTCAGCCTCATCGGCCTCATCCTGTTCGGCCAGGGCGCCTATATCCATGCCAAGGCGCTGCTCGCGCAGGTGCTGCTCGAACACGCCTTCGAAGAGACGATTGCGACCGGCCATCCGACCAAGCCGTGGTCGTGGGCCGACACCTGGCCGGTGGCGCGGATCGAGGTCAAGCGGATCGGCGCCAGCGCGATCGTGCTTGCGGGCTCGAGCGGCCAGGCGCTCGCCTTCGGCCCCGGCCATGTCGAGGGAACGGCGGATGCCGGCGAACGCGGCATCGCCGTCTATTCCGCGCATCGTGACACGCATTTCCGTTTCCTGAAGGACGTCGCGATCGGCGACGAGATCGACGTCACGCGCAGCGACGGCAGGACGTTCCGTTACCGCGCGGATGCGGCATCGGTCGTGCGTTTCGACAAATCCGGCATCGATCCGGCCGGCGGCGGCCATGAGCTGATCCTGTCCACCTGCTGGCCGTTCGACGCGCTGACCTCGGGCCCGGAGCGCTATCTGCTGCACGCGACCCTGATCGGAGCGACGGCTGCTCGAACTTGA
- a CDS encoding marine proteobacterial sortase target protein produces MTTPDEFEIENPTILSRIVTLLLFLVVQGVAVGIVSFAALFLSFEPVWSAETAHPAVLKLVKPADARSGSLLFKTGDGYAEAIRLGIDVDLTVAGPTVRARVTQLFRNPTQDFVEATYVYPLPEGGAVDTLKMVVGERVIVGDIRERQQARVAYEEAKRNGQRAALTEQERPNIFTNSVANIGPGETVLVQIEYQEPVHQSGGEFSLRVPMVVGPRYNPAPIVQSVDLRADGGGWGAIKSDPVPDRDRIAPPVLDPAQNQPVNPTAITVHLNAGFPLGEVKSHHHQVRIENPDEATRLIRLADGVVPADRDFELAWKPLAETAPSVGLFREHVGDADYLLAFVTPPAVDEAQRKQLAREVIFVIDNSGSMGGTSIVQAKASLLYALGRLQPTDRFNVIRFDHSMDVLFPTPVSADASHLASATAFVSALQAAGGTEMIPPMRAALTDRDSDAGTVRQVVFLTDGAIGNEQQLFETITAMRGRSRVFMVGIGSAPNTYLMTRAAELGRGAFTHIGSVEQVEERMRGLFEKLENPAVTGLSAKFTAATADITPSVMPDIYRGEPLVLAARLDKLAGSVEIKGKLGDRPWSVTLPLANAAEGKGLSKLWARRKISDAEVARTTRQMAPEEADKAILALALEHQLVTRLTSLVAIDKTPSRPDGAPLKLAELPLNLPAGWDFAKVFGERQPLPAPPTERRAQRPDGDAHLLPVALKRPVATPAPITITLPKTATDAELKMIAGAILLALGLILFVFNRRQLSPG; encoded by the coding sequence ATGACCACCCCAGATGAATTCGAGATCGAAAACCCCACGATCCTGTCACGGATCGTGACCCTGCTGCTGTTTCTGGTCGTGCAGGGCGTCGCCGTCGGCATCGTCAGCTTCGCGGCGCTGTTCCTGAGCTTCGAGCCGGTCTGGTCGGCGGAAACCGCGCATCCCGCGGTGCTGAAGCTGGTCAAGCCGGCTGATGCCCGCTCCGGCTCGCTGCTGTTCAAGACCGGTGACGGTTATGCGGAGGCGATCCGGCTCGGCATCGACGTCGACCTCACCGTGGCCGGGCCGACGGTGCGCGCCCGCGTCACGCAGCTGTTCCGCAACCCGACACAGGACTTTGTCGAGGCCACCTATGTCTATCCGCTGCCCGAAGGCGGCGCGGTCGATACGCTGAAGATGGTGGTCGGCGAGCGTGTCATCGTCGGCGACATCAGGGAGCGGCAGCAGGCACGCGTGGCTTACGAGGAAGCCAAGCGGAACGGGCAGCGGGCCGCGCTCACCGAGCAGGAGCGGCCGAACATCTTCACCAATTCGGTCGCCAATATCGGCCCCGGCGAGACCGTGCTGGTGCAGATCGAATATCAGGAGCCGGTGCACCAGTCCGGCGGCGAGTTCTCGCTGCGCGTGCCGATGGTGGTCGGCCCGCGCTACAATCCGGCGCCGATCGTGCAAAGCGTCGATTTGCGCGCCGATGGCGGCGGCTGGGGCGCGATCAAGTCCGATCCCGTGCCCGACCGCGATCGCATCGCCCCGCCAGTGCTCGACCCCGCGCAGAACCAGCCGGTCAATCCGACCGCAATCACCGTTCATCTGAACGCCGGCTTCCCGCTCGGCGAGGTGAAGAGCCATCATCATCAGGTCAGAATCGAAAACCCTGACGAGGCGACGCGCCTGATCCGGCTCGCCGACGGCGTGGTGCCGGCCGATCGCGACTTCGAGCTGGCCTGGAAGCCTCTGGCGGAGACCGCGCCCTCCGTCGGCCTGTTCCGCGAGCATGTCGGCGACGCCGATTATCTGCTCGCCTTCGTCACGCCGCCTGCGGTCGACGAGGCCCAGCGCAAGCAGCTCGCCCGCGAGGTGATCTTCGTGATCGACAATTCCGGCTCGATGGGTGGCACCTCGATCGTACAGGCCAAGGCGAGCCTCCTTTACGCGCTCGGCCGTCTGCAGCCGACCGACCGCTTCAACGTGATCCGCTTCGACCACAGCATGGACGTGCTGTTTCCGACACCGGTCTCGGCGGATGCCAGTCACCTCGCCAGCGCGACCGCCTTCGTCAGCGCGCTGCAGGCCGCCGGCGGCACCGAGATGATCCCGCCGATGCGCGCCGCGCTGACGGACCGCGACAGCGACGCCGGCACCGTGCGGCAGGTCGTGTTCCTCACCGACGGCGCCATCGGCAACGAGCAGCAATTGTTCGAGACCATCACGGCGATGCGTGGCCGCTCCCGCGTGTTCATGGTCGGGATCGGCTCGGCGCCGAACACCTATCTGATGACGCGTGCCGCCGAGCTCGGCCGCGGCGCCTTCACCCATATCGGCTCGGTCGAGCAGGTCGAGGAACGCATGCGCGGCCTGTTCGAAAAGCTGGAAAATCCCGCCGTGACCGGCCTGTCCGCCAAGTTCACCGCGGCGACTGCCGACATCACCCCGAGCGTGATGCCCGACATCTATCGCGGCGAGCCGCTGGTGCTGGCCGCAAGGCTCGACAAGCTCGCGGGCTCCGTCGAGATCAAGGGCAAGCTCGGCGACCGGCCGTGGAGCGTGACGCTGCCGCTTGCCAACGCCGCCGAAGGCAAGGGCCTGTCAAAGCTGTGGGCGCGGCGCAAGATCAGCGACGCCGAAGTCGCGCGCACCACGCGGCAGATGGCGCCCGAAGAAGCCGACAAGGCGATCCTGGCGCTCGCGCTGGAGCATCAGCTCGTGACGAGGCTGACGAGCCTCGTCGCAATCGACAAGACGCCAAGCCGCCCCGACGGCGCGCCGTTGAAGCTTGCCGAGCTGCCGCTCAACCTGCCCGCCGGCTGGGACTTCGCAAAGGTGTTCGGCGAACGACAGCCGCTGCCCGCGCCGCCGACCGAGCGCCGTGCCCAGCGTCCGGACGGCGATGCGCACCTGCTGCCGGTCGCGCTGAAGCGGCCGGTCGCGACACCGGCGCCGATCACGATCACGCTGCCGAAAACCGCAACCGATGCAGAATTGAAGATGATCGCGGGCGCAATCCTGCTCGCGCTCGGCCTGATCCTCTTCGTGTTCAACCGTCGTCAACTCTCCCCAGGTTGA
- a CDS encoding helix-turn-helix transcriptional regulator — translation MSAPDKQLSDEQSRQIAETIREELARRRVSRQTLAEQAKLSLSTLEKVLGGRRPFTLATMVRLEQALGISLRKALDAAPAAAVAVNGDVAPDSLGAYSRRAVSWLEGVYLTLRPSFGDREAIYAYRTEIAWDPAASSLVFREGERQDAAYTQWGEVAVPNQSGFIYLVTNRHGQHRLITVSRPTIAGEMYGIITTLLAGRGSLLTPIAAPIAFLPIKNIPQPSVGRVSSTDANFAVYREHLRRTTDEPFAMFLQG, via the coding sequence ATGTCCGCGCCGGACAAGCAGCTTTCCGACGAGCAGAGCCGGCAGATCGCCGAGACCATCCGTGAGGAGCTCGCCCGCCGCCGCGTGTCGCGGCAGACGCTGGCCGAGCAGGCCAAGCTCAGCCTTTCGACCCTGGAAAAGGTGCTGGGTGGCCGCCGCCCCTTCACGCTTGCGACCATGGTGCGGCTCGAGCAGGCGCTCGGCATCTCCTTGCGCAAGGCGCTGGATGCCGCGCCGGCGGCCGCGGTCGCCGTCAATGGCGATGTCGCGCCGGACAGTCTCGGCGCCTATTCGCGTCGTGCGGTGTCCTGGCTCGAAGGCGTCTACCTGACGCTGCGCCCGTCATTCGGCGACAGGGAGGCGATCTATGCCTACCGCACCGAGATCGCCTGGGACCCGGCGGCGTCGTCGCTGGTTTTCCGCGAGGGAGAACGGCAGGACGCCGCCTACACGCAATGGGGCGAGGTCGCGGTGCCCAACCAGTCGGGCTTCATCTATCTCGTCACCAACCGGCATGGCCAGCACCGCCTGATCACGGTGTCGCGCCCGACCATCGCGGGCGAGATGTATGGCATCATCACCACGCTGCTCGCCGGGCGCGGCTCGCTGCTGACGCCGATCGCGGCCCCGATCGCGTTCCTGCCGATCAAGAACATCCCGCAGCCCAGCGTGGGGCGTGTCTCGTCCACCGATGCCAATTTCGCCGTATATCGCGAGCACCTGCGTCGCACCACCGACGAGCCCTTTGCGATGTTCCTGCAGGGGTAG
- a CDS encoding ABC transporter substrate-binding protein, whose product MNNKKLTLLAAAAFTLAATQGALAQKKYDTGASDTEIKIGNVEAYSGPASAYGVIGKTEEAYFKMVNDAGGVNGRKINFISYDDGYSPPKTVEQVRKLIESDEVLLVFNALGTPTQTAVQKYHNAKKVPQLFLATGASKWNDPKEFPWTMGFQPSYRVEARIFAKYILKEKPNAKVAVFYANDDFGKDYVAGLKDIFGAKASSLIVAEESYETTEPSIDSHIVKLKGTGADVFVNISTPKFAAQAIKKMAELEWKPMHVMTDVSISIGSVMKPAGLDASEGVLSAGYLKDASDPQWKDDEGMKKFMAFAEKYMPGANVSDSNLVYGYAAAQTMVQVLKQCADDLTRENVMKQAASLKDFAPDTLIPGIKVNTSATDFAPIEQLKMMQFKGGKWELFGDIISAETGG is encoded by the coding sequence ATGAATAACAAGAAACTCACCTTGCTCGCCGCTGCCGCCTTCACCTTGGCGGCAACCCAGGGCGCGCTCGCGCAAAAGAAATACGACACCGGCGCGTCCGACACCGAGATCAAGATCGGCAATGTCGAAGCCTATAGCGGGCCTGCGTCCGCCTATGGCGTGATCGGCAAGACCGAGGAAGCCTATTTCAAGATGGTCAACGACGCCGGCGGCGTGAACGGGCGCAAGATCAACTTCATCTCCTATGACGACGGGTACTCGCCGCCGAAGACGGTGGAACAGGTGCGCAAGTTGATCGAGAGCGACGAGGTGCTCCTGGTGTTCAATGCGCTGGGCACGCCGACCCAGACCGCGGTGCAGAAGTATCACAACGCCAAGAAGGTGCCGCAGCTGTTCCTGGCCACCGGCGCCAGCAAGTGGAACGACCCGAAGGAGTTCCCCTGGACCATGGGCTTCCAGCCCAGCTACCGCGTCGAGGCGCGGATCTTCGCAAAATACATTCTCAAGGAGAAGCCGAACGCCAAGGTCGCGGTGTTCTATGCCAATGACGATTTCGGCAAGGACTACGTTGCCGGCCTCAAGGACATCTTCGGTGCCAAAGCCTCCAGCCTGATCGTCGCGGAGGAAAGCTACGAGACCACCGAGCCCTCGATCGATTCCCATATCGTCAAGCTGAAGGGCACCGGCGCCGACGTCTTCGTCAACATCTCGACGCCGAAATTCGCAGCCCAGGCCATCAAGAAGATGGCGGAGCTGGAATGGAAGCCGATGCATGTGATGACCGACGTTTCCATTTCCATTGGCTCGGTGATGAAGCCCGCCGGGCTGGACGCCTCCGAAGGCGTGCTGTCGGCCGGCTACCTGAAGGACGCCTCCGATCCGCAGTGGAAGGACGACGAGGGCATGAAGAAGTTCATGGCCTTCGCCGAGAAATACATGCCGGGCGCCAACGTCTCCGACAGCAACCTGGTCTATGGCTATGCCGCGGCGCAGACCATGGTGCAGGTGCTGAAGCAGTGCGCCGATGACCTGACGCGCGAGAACGTGATGAAGCAGGCGGCCAGCCTGAAGGACTTCGCGCCCGACACCCTGATCCCCGGCATCAAGGTCAACACCAGCGCCACCGACTTCGCCCCGATCGAGCAGCTCAAGATGATGCAGTTCAAAGGCGGCAAGTGGGAGCTGTTCGGCGACATCATCAGCGCCGAGACGGGCGGCTAG
- a CDS encoding long-chain fatty acid--CoA ligase has product MTVRHYDWIAHHARRTPDKIAAIDLASERRFSYAEFDARIARLATHLRDWLKVGRGDRVAVLALNTTDTLEVQFACGRLGAVFVPLNTRLTVPELQFIVGDAAPKVMIHDADLADTALAVAKLCKTESVLLFGEGYSYEAAIAAATPLERIEPVTLDDISTIMYTSGTTGQPKGAIITHGMTFWNCVNLGGPAYISPSSVQLTVLPLFHTGGLNCYTNPVLHAGGTVLIMRVFDPGVALRLISDPAWGLNAFFGVPAIYQFIAQHPDFERADFSRLIVGGAPMPVPLLKVWEARGVALQQGYGMTETSPAVMVLDREDAARKAGSAGKPVLHTEIRIVRPDGSDAGVGELGELWVKGPNITPGYWNRPDANQSSFTDGWLHTGDATRVDEEGFYYIVDRWKDMYISGGENVYPAEVENVLHQLTAIAEAAVIGIPDPQWGEVGMAIVAIRPGQSITEADIAAHCAANLARFKCPRVIRFIDVLPRNATGKIHKPTLRKTFSVASAADLAQANEQAKAS; this is encoded by the coding sequence GTGACCGTCCGCCATTACGACTGGATTGCGCATCACGCCCGGCGCACGCCGGACAAGATCGCCGCGATCGATCTCGCGAGCGAACGCCGTTTCAGCTACGCCGAGTTCGATGCGCGGATCGCACGGCTTGCCACGCATTTGCGCGACTGGCTCAAGGTCGGGCGCGGCGACCGCGTCGCGGTGCTGGCGCTGAACACGACCGACACGCTGGAGGTGCAGTTCGCCTGTGGCAGGCTGGGCGCGGTGTTCGTGCCGCTCAACACCCGTCTCACCGTACCCGAGCTGCAGTTCATCGTCGGCGACGCCGCGCCGAAGGTGATGATCCATGACGCCGATCTGGCCGACACTGCGCTGGCAGTAGCAAAGCTCTGCAAGACCGAGAGCGTGCTGCTGTTCGGCGAAGGCTATTCCTACGAGGCCGCCATCGCGGCGGCGACGCCGCTGGAGCGGATCGAGCCCGTCACGCTCGATGACATCTCGACCATCATGTACACCTCGGGCACCACCGGCCAGCCGAAGGGTGCGATCATCACCCACGGCATGACGTTCTGGAACTGCGTCAATCTCGGCGGCCCGGCCTATATCTCGCCCTCGTCCGTACAGCTCACCGTGCTGCCGCTGTTCCACACCGGCGGGCTCAATTGCTACACCAACCCGGTGCTGCACGCCGGCGGCACCGTGCTGATCATGCGCGTGTTCGATCCCGGCGTCGCGTTGCGGCTGATCAGCGATCCGGCGTGGGGCCTCAACGCGTTCTTCGGCGTGCCCGCGATCTACCAGTTCATCGCGCAGCATCCGGATTTCGAGAGGGCCGACTTCAGCCGCCTGATCGTCGGCGGCGCGCCGATGCCGGTGCCGCTGCTCAAAGTGTGGGAAGCCCGCGGCGTGGCGCTGCAGCAGGGCTATGGCATGACCGAAACCTCGCCTGCGGTGATGGTGCTCGACCGCGAGGACGCCGCGCGCAAGGCAGGCTCGGCCGGCAAGCCGGTGCTGCACACCGAAATACGCATCGTCCGCCCCGACGGCAGCGATGCCGGTGTGGGAGAACTCGGCGAGCTCTGGGTGAAGGGGCCGAACATCACGCCCGGCTACTGGAACCGGCCGGACGCCAACCAGTCATCCTTCACCGACGGCTGGCTGCACACGGGCGACGCCACGCGCGTCGACGAGGAAGGTTTCTATTACATCGTCGACCGCTGGAAGGACATGTACATCTCCGGCGGCGAGAACGTCTATCCGGCCGAGGTGGAGAACGTGCTGCACCAGCTCACCGCGATCGCGGAGGCCGCCGTGATCGGCATCCCGGATCCGCAATGGGGCGAGGTCGGCATGGCGATCGTCGCGATCAGACCCGGGCAATCCATCACCGAAGCCGACATCGCGGCGCACTGCGCGGCTAATCTCGCGCGCTTCAAATGCCCGCGGGTGATCCGCTTCATCGACGTGCTGCCGCGCAACGCCACCGGCAAGATCCACAAGCCGACCCTGCGCAAGACCTTCTCGGTTGCCTCCGCGGCCGATCTCGCCCAGGCCAATGAACAGGCCAAAGCCTCCTGA